A genomic window from Plasmodium chabaudi chabaudi strain AS genome assembly, chromosome: 8 includes:
- a CDS encoding heptatricopeptide repeat-containing protein, putative, whose amino-acid sequence MMIRNQCLKKGKTNYALRICLKNIKKYSTAKEKSYIDVQPNDVSHIDIKSIKNKDDFKKFYLFYNKKRLSDIYNDYILLINSSFKNRCDENEVKECTDILKYVANSITLIQFINSKKNYLNSGNNNGFSRYNETQPYYIHNIEKANKYKEEHMMKIDEKNNLNSNYFFSSNLYKFIYKLKKIDIWNYKEKSINKRYMKYHMLFPIVYQDLKKCEEQAVDTHTDKNIYLLDCNIFSYYINKKNKNEFIDIIKKVDYNLLTPHDIKNVLILLSILHHNNISLSNNKENIIKNNNSGINVTYKNKEYINKKIFVDIFNNIYNKYIFSKANKISFYYLYDYILLMCINEVKNGEAYTNVINVLSNYMNLINKISNKTEGETSEPPILSVDEDEKSFANNTDPTDDISENTNVGFTEINLSDEGTDNNYPALNKEHYIYIKKNLSKIKNEIINKLLLLYITKYVYNHIDNNLLYSHSDLICENLELIPHYMITNFIFTIGTCKYIDEFCMFMLAKYVQNNINLYTPNEIVVIVNTYADAALEDVSFYETICDYIKSNFNKFSTFDIIKILHALSKVRIRDEDLIKESYKQINNYLDDREKQYSMDKPLKFMTENESVSTLSCQTSQFDNSAPKKRKNYILNKYLCAYALIAAGKLDYFNELDKLFIHLKESIQTEGIDIRGILWMPIAISSFLCIENIFYFIPIYIDLIYNAFKKTQSPKLLSLLIRRHSILLHTIETDIIPKKYFSKDTIDKLYFICKSKKDNSKEKVFVPDSSTFHIEVSNALLSLDIVHKKEVNIYPFTIDIFINTPQYFENNQTKEIYTQTENVHNNFNKINTIKKSSSLVYDDDTNFEQTFENKKAKNKNKNKNEVYTDVPFV is encoded by the coding sequence ATGATGATAAGAAATCAGTGTCTAAAAAAAGGTAAGACCAATTATGCATTACGAATatgtttgaaaaatataaaaaaatattcaacaGCAAAAGAGAAGAGTTACATTGATGTGCAACCAAATGATGTTAGTCATATAGACATAAAGagtattaaaaacaaagacgattttaaaaagttttatttattttacaataaaaaaaggttaagcgatatatataatgattatattcttttaataaatagttcatttaaaaataggtgtgatgaaaatgaagtAAAGGAATGTACAGACATTTTGAAATATGTAGCAAACTCTATAACATTAAtacaatttattaattcaaagaaaaattatttaaacagtggaaataataatggctTTTCTCGATATAATGAAACACAAccttattatatacacaaCATTGAAAAggcaaataaatataaagaagagcatatgatgaaaatagatgaaaaaaacaacttGAATTCaaattactttttttcaagcaatttatataaatttatttataaattaaaaaaaattgatatatGGAATTATAAggaaaaaagtataaacaaacgatatatgaaatatcaTATGTTATTCCCAATAGTATATCAagacttaaaaaaatgtgaagAACAAGCTGTTGATACCCATactgataaaaatatttatctcTTAGattgtaatatattttcttattatataaataaaaaaaacaaaaatgaatttatagATATCATTAAAAAGGTTGATTATAATTTACTAACCCCACACGACATAAAAAacgttttaattttgttgtCTATATTgcatcataataatatatctctttcaaataataaagaaaatattataaaaaataataacagtGGAATAAATGTGacatacaaaaataaagaatacataaataaaaagatatttgtcgatatatttaataatatatataataagtatattttttcaaaagctaataaaatatccttttattatttatatgattacATTTTATTGATGTGTATAAATGAAGTAAAGAATGGGGAGGCATACACAAATGTTATTAAtgttttatcaaattatatgaatctaataaataaaataagtaaCAAAACTGAAGGCGAAACTAGTGAACCACCTATATTAAGTGTTGATGAAGATGAAAAAAGTTTTGCAAATAATACGGATCCAACTGATGATATAAGTGAAAATACCAATGTTGGATTTACtgaaattaatttatcagACGAAGGAACTGATAACAACTATCCTgctttaaataaagaacattatatatatataaaaaaaaatttgtcaaaaataaaaaatgaaataataaataaactacttttattatatattacaaaatatgtatataaccatatagataataatttattatatagtcATTCAGATTTAATATGTGAAAATTTAGAATTAATCCCTCATTATATGATaactaattttatattcactATTGGGacatgtaaatatattgatgAGTTCTGCATGTTTATGCTAGCTAAATAtgtacaaaataatattaatttatatacccCTAACGAGATTGTTGTAATTGTAAATACATACGCCGATGCTGCATTAGAAGACGTAAGTTTTTATGAAACAATTTgtgattatataaaatccaattttaataaattttcaacttttgatataattaaaattttgcaTGCCCTTTCTAAAGTAAGGATACGAGATGAAGATCTAATTAAAGAGTCTTACAAACAAATTAACAATTATTTGGATGACCGAGAAAAACAATATAGTATGGATAAGCCATTGAAATTTATGACTGAGAATGAATCGGTCTCGACTCTATCTTGTCAAACGTCTCAATTTGATAATAGTGCAccaaaaaagagaaaaaattatattttaaataaatatttatgtgcTTATGCATTAATTGCAGCAGGAAAACTAGATTATTTTAACGAActtgataaattatttattcatttgaAAGAAAGTATACAAACTGAAGGTATTGATATAAGAGGAATATTATGGATGCCAATTGCTATTTCAagttttttatgtattgaaaatatattttattttatccctatatatatagatctaatttataatgcttttaaaaaaacacaatcaccaaaattattatcattactTATTAGAAGACAtagtatattattacacACAATTGAAACTGATATTattccaaaaaaatatttttcaaaagaTACTAtagataaattatattttatttgtaaaagtaaaaaagataattcaaaagaaaaagtGTTTGTTCCAGATAGTTCAACTTTTCATATTGAAGTTTCAAATGCTTTGTTATCATTAGATATAgttcataaaaaagaagttaatatatatccattcaccattgatatttttattaacacacctcaatattttgaaaataatcaaacaaaagaaatatatacacaaacGGAGAatgttcataataattttaacaaaattaatacaataaaaaaatctaGTAGTTTAGTATATGATGATGATACAAATTTTGAGCAAACATTTGAGAATAAAAAAgcgaaaaataaaaacaaaaacaaaaatgaagTATATACTGATGTTCCATTTGTGTAA